One Brassica napus cultivar Da-Ae chromosome A1, Da-Ae, whole genome shotgun sequence genomic region harbors:
- the LOC106438528 gene encoding histone deacetylase 14, chloroplastic isoform X3 → MLVSSIVYLLHWVITRTRIRNAAQEFLLLLQLLRRMSSLVSIVFQFRGSEILELANFKNATIEDIANVHEKAYVLGLEKAMGEASDSGLIFIEGSGPTYATSTTFQDSLIAAGAGMALVDSVVTASRNSFDPPTGFALIRPPGHHAVPKGPMGFCVFGNVAIAARHAQRAHGLTRVFIIDFDVHHGNGTNDAFSEDPDIFFLSTHQDGSYPGTGKMSDIGKGKGEGTTLNLPLPGGSGDIAMRTAFEEIIVPCVQRFKPDLILVSAGYDAHVLDPLANLQFTTGTYYSLAKDIKQLAKEVCGGRCVFFLEGGYNLESLSASVADSFRALLGEESLASEFDNPAYLYDEPMRKVRDAIERAKSIHCL, encoded by the exons ATGCTCGTGTCATCTATAGTGTATCTGCTGCACTGGGTCATAACAAG GACTCGCATCCGGAATGCAGCGCAAGAGTTCCTGCTATTGTTACAGCTCTTGAGAAGAATGAGCTCACTCGTAAG TATTGTATTTCAGTTCCGTGGCTCGGAGATTCTTGAACTTGCAAATTTCAAGAATGCGACTATAGAAGACATTGCAAATGTTCACGAAAAAGCTTATGTCTTAGGCCTGGAGAAG GCAATGGGTGAAGCTTCAGATTCAGGACTAATTTTCATtgaaggttctggaccaacatACGCCACTTCAACG ACATTCCAAGATTCACTTATCGCAGCAGGAGCTGGAATGGCTTTAGTTGATTCAGTG GTCACAGCATCAAGAAACAGCTTCGACCCTCCAACTGGCTTTGCATTGATAAGACCTCCAGGACACCACGCTGTGCCAAAAGGCCCCATGGGTTTCTGCGTTTTTGGTAATGTAGCAATCGCAGCTCGTCATGCTCAACGAGCACATGGTCTGACACGCGTCTTCATTATTGACTTCGATGTTCACCATGGAAATGGCACAAACGATGCGTTTTCTGAGGATCCTGATATATTCTTTTTGTCAACGCATCAG GATGGAAGCTATCCTGGAACAGGGAAGATGAGTGACATAGGCAAAGGAAAAGGTGAAGGCACCACCCTGAACTTACCTTTACCTGGAGGATCAGGTGATATTGCAATGAGAACTGCTTTTGAAGAAATCATTGTTCCATGTGTTCAACGTTTCAAGCCAGATCTTATTCTTGTTTCTGCCGG GTATGATGCTCATGTCCTGGATCCACTAGCGAATCTACAGTTCACAACCGGAACATACTACTCATTGGCtaaagatataaaacaattagcTAAAGAAGTATGCGGAGGGCGTTGTGTGTTCTTCCTGGAAGGAGGATACAATCTTGAGTCACTTTCAGCATCAGTAGCAGACTCGTTTCGAGCTTTGCTTGGGGAAGAAAGCTTGGCATCAGAGTTCGATAATCCAGCTTACTTGTATGATGAACCGATGAGGAAAGTGCGAGATGCAATTGAGAGAGCCAAAAGCATTCATTGTTTATGA
- the LOC106438531 gene encoding uncharacterized protein LOC106438531 — MKMEVGKRMEMLERKSSIETEPMTLHLDQIEHAREEALFVMKTKTFQEAMDIFTKESQEGSRADEEKRGRCLDLKDYEYDEDERLIFLDPIGWDIVSAPF, encoded by the exons aTGAAAATGGAAGTAGGCAAGAGGATGGAGATGTTAGAGAGGAAGTCGTCGATAGAGACAGAGCCCATGACATTGCATCTCGATCAAATAGAACATGCTCGAGAGGAGGCATTGTTTGTGATGAAAACAAAGACATTTCAAGAAGCTATGGATATTTTCACAAAG GAGTCGCAAGAGGGGTCAAGGGCTGATGAGGAGAAAAGAGGAAGATGTTTAGATTTGAAGGATTATGAATATGATGAAGACGAGAGACTAATCTTTCTTGATCCTATTGGTTGGGACATTGTTTCAGCTCCTTTTTAA
- the LOC106438533 gene encoding aspartic proteinase Asp1, which translates to MVKMNVCLMILLMVMSLALGFSSAVDFRWRKGGGFSGRFTRGAGGSSVVFPVHGNVYPLGYYNVTINIGQPPRPYYLDLDTGSDLTWLQCDAPCVRCLEAPHPLYQPSNDLIPCSDPLCKAMHMNGNHRYEAQEQCDYEVEYADGGSSLGVLVRDVFSLNYTEGLRLTPRLALGCGYDQIPGASSHHPLDGVLGLGRGKVSILSQLHSQGHVKNVIGHCLSSLGGGILFFGDDLYDSSRVSWTSMSRENSKHYSPAMGGELLFGGRTTGLKNLLTIFDSGSSYTYFNSKAYQAVTYLLKRELSGKPLKEARDDHTLPLCWQGRRPFMNIEEVKKYFKPLALSFKTGWRSKTLFEIPPEAYLIISRKGNVCLGILNGTEIGLQNMNLIGDISMQDQMIIYDNEKQSIGWIPADCDELASLQASAAQVYEY; encoded by the exons ATGGTGAAAATGAATGTTTGTTTGATGATTCTGTTGATGGTGATGTCTCTGGCTCTGGGGTTTTCGTCGGCAGTTGACTTTAGATGGAGGAAAGGTGGGGGATTCTCTGGTAGATTCACCAGAGGAGCTGGCGGCTCTTCGGTTGTGTTCCCAGTTCATGGCAACGTTTATCCTCTTGG GTATTATAATGTTACTATCAACATAGGACAACCACCAAGACCTTATTATCTTGATCTTGACACTGGTAGTGATCTCACTTGGCTCCAATGTGATGCTCCTTGTGTTCGTTGCTTGGAGGCACCTCATCCACTTTATCAGCCTAGCAACGATTTAATCCCTTGCAGTGATCCATTATGCAAGGCGATGCATATGAATGGTAACCATAGATACGAGGCTCAAGAGCAATGTGACTATGAGGTTGAGTATGCTGATGGAGGGTCTTCTCTCGGTGTACTCGTTAGAGATGTCTTCTCGTTGAACTATACAGAAGGTCTCCGTCTCACTCCACGTCTTGCTCTCgg ATGTGGATACGATCAAATCCCAGGGGCATCGAGTCATCATCCTCTAGATGGAGTGTTGGGGCTTGGTAGGGGGAAAGTAAGCATTTTATCACAGCTTCATAGCCAAGGTCATGTCAAGAATGTTATTGGTCATTGCTTAAGCAGCTTAGGTGGTGGGATTCTGTTTTTTGGCGACGATCTTTATGATTCTTCAAGGGTCTCTTGGACATCTATGTCCCGCGAAAACTC AAAACACTACTCTCCTGCGATGGGAGGGGAGCTTTTGTTCGGGGGAAGAACAACGGGGTTGAAGAATCTATTGACAATATTTGATAGTGGCAGTTCTTACACTTATTTTAACTCCAAGGCGTATCAGGCAGTCACATACTTG TTGAAGAGAGAGCTAAGTGGGAAACCGTTGAAAGAAGCAAGGGATGATCACACGCTGCCTCTGTGTTGGCAAGGACGTAGACCGTTCATGAACATAGAAGAAGTGAAGAAGTACTTCAAGCCTCTGGCCTTAAGCTTCAAAACCGGGTGGAGATCAAAAACTCTGTTCGAAATACCCCCAGAAGCTTACCTCATCATCTCT AGGAAGGGGAATGTATGTTTAGGAATCTTGAATGGCACAGAGATAGGTCTCCAGAACATGAACCTCATCGGCGATAtatcaatgcaagatcagatgaTAATCTATGACAATGAGAAACAATCCATTGGGTGGATCCCAGCGGATTGTGATGAACTTGCTTCACTACAAGCTTCTGCTGCTCAAGTTTATGAATATTGA
- the LOC106438528 gene encoding histone deacetylase 14, chloroplastic isoform X1 — MLFCLLLIYVSTKGLMSFPCSQSFSVLEVTFLLFLGSGEVSGIRGFNLRNGLSLWRKHLVKHNMGAYICCSFSTEKDPLLPSVQQLTDARVIYSVSAALGHNKDSHPECSARVPAIVTALEKNELTRKFRGSEILELANFKNATIEDIANVHEKAYVLGLEKAMGEASDSGLIFIEGSGPTYATSTTFQDSLIAAGAGMALVDSVVTASRNSFDPPTGFALIRPPGHHAVPKGPMGFCVFGNVAIAARHAQRAHGLTRVFIIDFDVHHGNGTNDAFSEDPDIFFLSTHQDGSYPGTGKMSDIGKGKGEGTTLNLPLPGGSGDIAMRTAFEEIIVPCVQRFKPDLILVSAGYDAHVLDPLANLQFTTGTYYSLAKDIKQLAKEVCGGRCVFFLEGGYNLESLSASVADSFRALLGEESLASEFDNPAYLYDEPMRKVRDAIERAKSIHCL; from the exons ATGCTGTTTTGTCTGCTCCTCATTTACGTTTCAACTAAAGGACTGATGAGCTTCCCATGTTCTCAATCTTTCTCTGTACTGGAAGtgacatttttattgtttttaggaAGTGGTGAAGTTTCTGGGATCAGAGGTTTTAATTTGCGGAATGGATTGAGTTTGTGGAGAAAACATCTTGTGAAGCACAACATGGGAGCTTACATTTGTTGCTCATTTAGTACAGAGAAGGATCCTCTGTTACCTTCTGTCCAGCAGTTAACCGATGCTCGTGTCATCTATAGTGTATCTGCTGCACTGGGTCATAACAAG GACTCGCATCCGGAATGCAGCGCAAGAGTTCCTGCTATTGTTACAGCTCTTGAGAAGAATGAGCTCACTCGTAAG TTCCGTGGCTCGGAGATTCTTGAACTTGCAAATTTCAAGAATGCGACTATAGAAGACATTGCAAATGTTCACGAAAAAGCTTATGTCTTAGGCCTGGAGAAG GCAATGGGTGAAGCTTCAGATTCAGGACTAATTTTCATtgaaggttctggaccaacatACGCCACTTCAACG ACATTCCAAGATTCACTTATCGCAGCAGGAGCTGGAATGGCTTTAGTTGATTCAGTG GTCACAGCATCAAGAAACAGCTTCGACCCTCCAACTGGCTTTGCATTGATAAGACCTCCAGGACACCACGCTGTGCCAAAAGGCCCCATGGGTTTCTGCGTTTTTGGTAATGTAGCAATCGCAGCTCGTCATGCTCAACGAGCACATGGTCTGACACGCGTCTTCATTATTGACTTCGATGTTCACCATGGAAATGGCACAAACGATGCGTTTTCTGAGGATCCTGATATATTCTTTTTGTCAACGCATCAG GATGGAAGCTATCCTGGAACAGGGAAGATGAGTGACATAGGCAAAGGAAAAGGTGAAGGCACCACCCTGAACTTACCTTTACCTGGAGGATCAGGTGATATTGCAATGAGAACTGCTTTTGAAGAAATCATTGTTCCATGTGTTCAACGTTTCAAGCCAGATCTTATTCTTGTTTCTGCCGG GTATGATGCTCATGTCCTGGATCCACTAGCGAATCTACAGTTCACAACCGGAACATACTACTCATTGGCtaaagatataaaacaattagcTAAAGAAGTATGCGGAGGGCGTTGTGTGTTCTTCCTGGAAGGAGGATACAATCTTGAGTCACTTTCAGCATCAGTAGCAGACTCGTTTCGAGCTTTGCTTGGGGAAGAAAGCTTGGCATCAGAGTTCGATAATCCAGCTTACTTGTATGATGAACCGATGAGGAAAGTGCGAGATGCAATTGAGAGAGCCAAAAGCATTCATTGTTTATGA
- the LOC106438532 gene encoding uncharacterized protein LOC106438532 codes for MAFSFSLTSPSPSSTLSYSNTHQFPNPSSSFPVSLSVSSPSNTRRRLRLSITSALNPQTKKASTGSGGTSKKRKKKGKSVNLEENWKLREADAVLEEEDYDDDDGSLANCPPTIPKPPAGFVIDETGRVLMASKKRIATVVDPTNNSPLDCVIRRVFTSSKGEDCMLLCPVDTPVQILKSTNIDGWSAVSDEEVESLLPAAAYALAKIHMHLVHSGFCYTARGGFCYTEDNVFDFRTDDGQDVEGLPTEGVEITCFHLDGSHYMVYTPSDPLLFVAAKDPNGLLQIADDELLDDPAVISAIDEETEFNALVEEEAALLESLLGEEI; via the exons ATGGCTTTCTCATTCTCCTTAACTTCGCCTTCACCAAGCTCCACTCTTTCCTATTCCAACACCCACCAATTCCCGAACCCGTCTTCTTCATTTCCCGTCTCGTTATCTGTCTCTTCCCCGAGCAACACTCGCCGCCGTCTTCGTCTCTCCATCACCTCCGCGTTGAATCCGCAGACGAAGAAAGCTTCAACGGGTAGTGGTGGGACCAGCAAGAAAcggaagaagaagggtaaaaGTGTCAATCTTGAGGAGAATTGGAAATTGAGAGAAGCAGATGCTGTTCTTGAGGAGGAagattatgatgatgatgatggttctCTTGCGAACTGTCCTCCTACCATACCTAAGCCACCTGCTGGGTTCGTTATTGATGAAACTGGTAGAGTTCTTATGGCCTCTAAGAAGCGAATCGCCACTGTG GTTGATCCGACAAATAACAGCCCTTTGGATTGTGTAATAAGAAGAGTGTTTACTAGTAGTAAAGGAGAGGATTGTATGCTTCTTTGCCCTGTTGATAC GCCAGTTCAGATTTTGAAGAGCACAAACATAGATGGATGGTCAGCT GTCAGTGATGAAGAGGTTGAGTCTCTTCTTCCTGCTGCTGCTTATGCTCTTGCAAAGATCCATATGCATCTTGTACACAGCGG ATTCTGTTACACTGCAAGGGGAGGATTTTGCTATACTGAAGATAATGTCTTCGATTTTCGCACAG ATGATGGCCAAGATGTTGAAGGTTTGCCAACTGAAGGGGTTGAGATTACATGTTTTCATCTG GATGGATCACACTATATGGTGTACACGCCTTCAGATCCACTTCTCTTTGTTGCTGCTAAG GATCCGAATGGGCTGCTGCAAATTGCTGATGAT GAGCTCCTAGACGATCCAGCTGTGATCAGCGCCATAGACGAGGAAACCGAATTCAATGCATTGGTG GAGGAAGAGGCGGCTCTTCTGGAATCATTGCTTGGGGAAGAAATTTAA
- the LOC106438528 gene encoding histone deacetylase 14, chloroplastic isoform X2: MALTVRPLSVPRSGEVSGIRGFNLRNGLSLWRKHLVKHNMGAYICCSFSTEKDPLLPSVQQLTDARVIYSVSAALGHNKDSHPECSARVPAIVTALEKNELTRKFRGSEILELANFKNATIEDIANVHEKAYVLGLEKAMGEASDSGLIFIEGSGPTYATSTTFQDSLIAAGAGMALVDSVVTASRNSFDPPTGFALIRPPGHHAVPKGPMGFCVFGNVAIAARHAQRAHGLTRVFIIDFDVHHGNGTNDAFSEDPDIFFLSTHQDGSYPGTGKMSDIGKGKGEGTTLNLPLPGGSGDIAMRTAFEEIIVPCVQRFKPDLILVSAGYDAHVLDPLANLQFTTGTYYSLAKDIKQLAKEVCGGRCVFFLEGGYNLESLSASVADSFRALLGEESLASEFDNPAYLYDEPMRKVRDAIERAKSIHCL, encoded by the exons ATGGCGCTTACCGTGCGGCCTCTCTCTGTTCCTC gaAGTGGTGAAGTTTCTGGGATCAGAGGTTTTAATTTGCGGAATGGATTGAGTTTGTGGAGAAAACATCTTGTGAAGCACAACATGGGAGCTTACATTTGTTGCTCATTTAGTACAGAGAAGGATCCTCTGTTACCTTCTGTCCAGCAGTTAACCGATGCTCGTGTCATCTATAGTGTATCTGCTGCACTGGGTCATAACAAG GACTCGCATCCGGAATGCAGCGCAAGAGTTCCTGCTATTGTTACAGCTCTTGAGAAGAATGAGCTCACTCGTAAG TTCCGTGGCTCGGAGATTCTTGAACTTGCAAATTTCAAGAATGCGACTATAGAAGACATTGCAAATGTTCACGAAAAAGCTTATGTCTTAGGCCTGGAGAAG GCAATGGGTGAAGCTTCAGATTCAGGACTAATTTTCATtgaaggttctggaccaacatACGCCACTTCAACG ACATTCCAAGATTCACTTATCGCAGCAGGAGCTGGAATGGCTTTAGTTGATTCAGTG GTCACAGCATCAAGAAACAGCTTCGACCCTCCAACTGGCTTTGCATTGATAAGACCTCCAGGACACCACGCTGTGCCAAAAGGCCCCATGGGTTTCTGCGTTTTTGGTAATGTAGCAATCGCAGCTCGTCATGCTCAACGAGCACATGGTCTGACACGCGTCTTCATTATTGACTTCGATGTTCACCATGGAAATGGCACAAACGATGCGTTTTCTGAGGATCCTGATATATTCTTTTTGTCAACGCATCAG GATGGAAGCTATCCTGGAACAGGGAAGATGAGTGACATAGGCAAAGGAAAAGGTGAAGGCACCACCCTGAACTTACCTTTACCTGGAGGATCAGGTGATATTGCAATGAGAACTGCTTTTGAAGAAATCATTGTTCCATGTGTTCAACGTTTCAAGCCAGATCTTATTCTTGTTTCTGCCGG GTATGATGCTCATGTCCTGGATCCACTAGCGAATCTACAGTTCACAACCGGAACATACTACTCATTGGCtaaagatataaaacaattagcTAAAGAAGTATGCGGAGGGCGTTGTGTGTTCTTCCTGGAAGGAGGATACAATCTTGAGTCACTTTCAGCATCAGTAGCAGACTCGTTTCGAGCTTTGCTTGGGGAAGAAAGCTTGGCATCAGAGTTCGATAATCCAGCTTACTTGTATGATGAACCGATGAGGAAAGTGCGAGATGCAATTGAGAGAGCCAAAAGCATTCATTGTTTATGA